The nucleotide sequence CAGGTCGAAGGAGGAGCAGTGGCCGTCCACCAGCCATTCGGCGACGGCCCGTCCGACACCCGCCGAGTGGGTGACCCAGACCGCCTCGGCGACCCAGAACCCCCTGACGTCCGGGGACTCGCCGAGCAGCGGGAAGTTGTCGGTGGTGAAGGAGAACAGGCCGTTGATGCCCTCCTCGACCTTGGCCTCCCGGGTGGCGGGGAGCAGGGAGCGGGTCTCGGTCCAGGCGTCGGCGAAGTCCTCCTCGGTGAACTCCTGGACCGAGGGCATCCCGTCGGCCGCGTCGACGGACAGGATGTCGTCGGCCCGTACGGGCATGGGGCGGTGGCCGTAGTAGCCGATGCCGATGCCGTCGAAGCGGTCGCGGTAGTAGAGGTCGGCGTCCTGGTGGCGCAGGATCGGACGCACCGCCTCCTCGGTCTGGCCGGCGAGCGCCGGTACCGGGCCGGTCCAGGCGAGCTGGTGGGCGAGCGGGGTCAGCGGCAGGTTCATGCCGACCATGCGGGCGATCTTCGAACCCCAGATGCCGGCGCAGCACACGACGACGTCGGCGGGGATCTCGCCCTGGTCGGTGAGGACCGCGGTGACCCGGCCGTCGGCCTGGCGGACGTCGAGGACTTCGTGCCGGGCGAGGAAACGCACGCCGCGCCCGGTGGCCCGGCGGATCTGGGCCTCGACGGCGAGCACCGCCTTGGCGAGGCCGTCGGTGGGGACGAGGAGGCCGCCGAGGATCCGGTCCGCGTCGAGCAGCGGGTGCTGTGCGACGCACTCCTCGGGGCTCAGCAGCCGCGATTCGATGCCCCAGGCGGTGATCCAGCCCTGGCGGCGGTGCAGTTCGGTGAGCCGCTCGGGTGTGGTGGCCACTTCGAGGCCGCCCACCTGGAGGAAGCAGGGCTTGCCGTCGACGTCGAGGGAGCTGAACTTCTCGACGGTGTAGCGGGCCAGTTCGGTCATGGTCTTGGAGGAGTTCGTCTGGAAGACCAGACCCGGGGCGTGTGACGAGGAGCCCCCGGTGGCGGGCAGCGGGCCCTGGTCGACCACGGTCACTTCGGTCCAGCCGCGCGCGGAGATCTCGTCCGCGAGTGCCGCTCCCACGACACCCGCTCCGATGATCACCACTCGGGGTCCCGCCATCGCCGCACCTCCGAATTGAGAACCGATCCGGTTGCTGTCTACGCAACAAGCTTCAGGTTGCGCAACTCAATGTGCCTGTCGCGGGGAGGGGGTGTCAAGGGGTCCGTGACGTCGGGAAAACGGCCCGCGGCACGCCCGGACGACGGCCGCAGGACACGGTCCGGGACATGGCGATGCCCGGTGGGCGGTACGCCTTCGCGCACCGCCCACCGGGCATGTCCGACCGCTGGTGACCGCCGTGTCACTTGATCCAGGCGTCGACCTTGTCCTTGTTGGCTTCGACCCACTTCTTCGCGGCCGCGTCGGGCGTCATCTTGTCCACCGCGATGTACTTGGCCACGGTGTTCTGGTCGTCGTTCGTCCAGTTGAACTTCTTCACCAGGTCGTAGGCCGGACTGCCCGACTTGGCGAACCCGGCACTGACGATCTTGTCGAGGTCGTAGACCGGATAGTCGCAGGCGACCTTGGCCGCGTCGGCGTCACAGCCCGCCTTGTAGGCCGGCAGGTTCACCTTGACGAGCGGCACCTCGGAGAGGAACCACTGCGGCTCGTAGAAGTAGCCGATCACCCATTCCTTGTTCTTCTCGGCCTTGCGGTAGGCCTGGATCAGCGCGGTCTCGCTGCCCGCGTACACCACCTTGAAGTCCAGCTTCAGGTTCTTCACCAGCGCCTCGTCGTTGGTGACGTACGAGGGGTCGCCGTCCAGGAGTTGGCCCTTGCCCCCCGACTCCGAGGTCTTGAACTTGTCGGCGTACTTGTCGAGGTTCTTCCAGTCGGTGATGTCCGGGTGCGCCTTGGCCAGCCACGGCGGCACGTACCAGCCGATGATGCCCTTGTTGCCGGTGGAGCCGGCCTCCACGGCGGTCTTCTGCTGGGTGATGTACTTCGCCTTGAGGTCGTCGTGACCCCAGTTCTCCAGCACGGCGTCGACCTCGCCCGTGCCGAAGCCCTGCCAGGCGATCTCCTCCTTGAGGTCCTTCTTGGTGACCTTGCAGCCGAGTTCGTGCTCGGCGACATAGGCGACGACCGCCGCGTCCGCCTCGTAGCCCACCCACGGGTTGACGGCGAGGTTGAAGGTCCCGCACTTGCCCGAGCTGCCCGAACCGCCGGAGGCGGCGGTGTCGTCACCGACCTTCGCCCCGCCGCAGGCGGTGAGCGCGAGCCCCAGGGCAGTGAGGACCGCTGTACCGGAGACGCCGGCTCTCCACTGTCTTGCTTGCCTTGCCATGGTCAGTGCTCCTTACGCGCTGGTGCGTCGCGCCGCTGCCTGAGTGATCCGGTCGAACATCACGCCGAGAAGGACGATGGCGAGACCCGCCGCGAGCCCCTTCCCGTACAGCTGTCCCTGCGAGAATCCGGCCACGACGTCGTAGCCGAGGGCGCCCGCTCCTACCAGGCCGCCCACAACAACCATCGACAGCACATAGATCAGACCCTGGTTGGTCGCGAGCGTCAGGGCACTGCGTGACATCGGCAGTTGAACCTTGGTGATGATCTGCCAGGTGGTGCACCCGGCCGAGGTGGCGGCCTCCACGGTGGTGCCGGGCACGGCCCGCACCCCGTCCGCGATGATCTTTATCGCGACCGGCGCGGCGTACACGACCGCGGCCACGATCGCCGTGAAGCGCGTCGCGCCGAACAGCGCGAGGAACGGCACCAGATAGACGAACGGCGGCATGACCTGCGCCGCGTCCAGGCTGGGCCGCAGTACGCGGTCCACGAGCGCGCTGCGCCCCATCCAGACCCCGAAGACGACGCCGAGCAGCATGACCAGCACGGTCGCCACGAGGGTGGAGGCGAGCGTCGTCATGGCGTCCGACCACAGCCCCGTGCCGATCAGCAGACCGGCGCAGACCGCGGTGGTGACCCCGGCCCGCCACCCGCCGAGCACCGCGCCGAGCGCGATCAGCACGGCGGCGACGAGCCACCACGGGGAGTCGGTGAGCAGCGACTGGAACGGGTTGAGCAGGCCGTCGGTGATGACGTCACGGAAGCCGTTCGTCAGACCCGAGAGGTGGTCCTGCGCCCAGGTCGTCACGTCGTCGGCCGTGGTCGCGACGGTGCGGCCCGCGCCGCCCTCGCCGGGGAACTCGGCCGCCCACACATAGGTGTGCGAGAGGTAGACGAGCACCACGGCGGCCACCGCCCCGGCCGCGAGCAGCGGCCGCCGCCACCGGGTGAAGCGGCCGTCCGAGCGCCGCGCCGCCTCGGCGCGCGCACTCGCCGCCGTGGTGACGCGGTCCAGCACGATGGCCATGACGACGATCGCGAGACCCGCGTTGAAGGCCGTACCGACGTCGAGGGACTGGAGGGCCTGCATGACGGTCTTGCCGAG is from Streptomyces asoensis and encodes:
- a CDS encoding ABC transporter substrate-binding protein, with protein sequence MARQARQWRAGVSGTAVLTALGLALTACGGAKVGDDTAASGGSGSSGKCGTFNLAVNPWVGYEADAAVVAYVAEHELGCKVTKKDLKEEIAWQGFGTGEVDAVLENWGHDDLKAKYITQQKTAVEAGSTGNKGIIGWYVPPWLAKAHPDITDWKNLDKYADKFKTSESGGKGQLLDGDPSYVTNDEALVKNLKLDFKVVYAGSETALIQAYRKAEKNKEWVIGYFYEPQWFLSEVPLVKVNLPAYKAGCDADAAKVACDYPVYDLDKIVSAGFAKSGSPAYDLVKKFNWTNDDQNTVAKYIAVDKMTPDAAAKKWVEANKDKVDAWIK
- a CDS encoding ABC transporter permease, producing MTVAVEESEKTDPADAVPTAAPAEPVRRPGRALTVAAILLVWLVLFAVLRGKQTLSLAAADLTDLHRWLNDIRDSVGADRNSNPLFLYFFNEIRLVIDNLVTFVQDLISQPSGDRPLPQIGWLGVVGLTGYVSWAVGNWRVALLAVAGFTFFGLQGLWQESMDTLALVLCAVFVALLFAIPLGVLAGLSDRCNRILTPFLDLMQTMPTFVYLAPLTLIFLIGGASATIATVIYAAPPAIRITAHAIRSVPETTVEAADSLGATRRQSLTKVLLPMSRRTVVMGVNQTIMAALAMVTIAALIDAPGLGKTVMQALQSLDVGTAFNAGLAIVVMAIVLDRVTTAASARAEAARRSDGRFTRWRRPLLAAGAVAAVVLVYLSHTYVWAAEFPGEGGAGRTVATTADDVTTWAQDHLSGLTNGFRDVITDGLLNPFQSLLTDSPWWLVAAVLIALGAVLGGWRAGVTTAVCAGLLIGTGLWSDAMTTLASTLVATVLVMLLGVVFGVWMGRSALVDRVLRPSLDAAQVMPPFVYLVPFLALFGATRFTAIVAAVVYAAPVAIKIIADGVRAVPGTTVEAATSAGCTTWQIITKVQLPMSRSALTLATNQGLIYVLSMVVVGGLVGAGALGYDVVAGFSQGQLYGKGLAAGLAIVLLGVMFDRITQAAARRTSA